The following proteins are co-located in the Solea solea chromosome 21, fSolSol10.1, whole genome shotgun sequence genome:
- the LOC131448320 gene encoding PH and SEC7 domain-containing protein 1-like isoform X4, protein MIGVNSLHSAGRLRSRSLCTVRYGRDFRMMDPFRYPRTPRSRSLKPLVFPDLLGKAQDGQNHPQARKRRKALYNSIKNQKLQWTLDEEELRKSFSELGDSLCDSNTSNRSMKREGSSGDLLSEEKQPSGSLLYKNGFLVRKVHADSDGKRTPRGKRGWKTFYAILKGLILYLQKGEYRPDKQLSDEDLKNAVSVHHSLAMKASDYSKRPNVFYLRTADWRVYLFQAPNAEQMQSWITRINTVAAMFSAPPFPAAIGSQKKFSRPLLPGTMSKLSEEEQIRSHEARFRAISTELAELRSYPPDRKVKGRELEEYRQRDEYLEFEKTRYGTYVMLLRAKIRSGEEDLSVFESLLLEDNGLQRAHSSPTLQDSSQASLASSTRDGGNSSKASACSSKVRQEGQRHSYRQAVKK, encoded by the exons atgaTTGGTGTTAACAGCCTGCACTCGGCGGGGCGCCTGCGCTCGCGCTCTCTTTGCACTGTGCGATATGGACGGGACTTCCGGATGATGGACCCGTTCCGTTACCCCAGGACCCCGCGGTCCCGCTCACTCAAACCTCTGGTGTTTCCAGACCTGCTGGGCAAAGCTCAGGATGGACAGAACCACCCACAGGCCCGAAAGAGGAGGAAG GCTCTCTACAACTCAATCAAGAACCAAAAACTGCAGTGGACACT CGATGAGGAAGAGCTGCGGAAGTCGTTTTCGGAGCTCGGGGACAGCCTGTGTGACTCCAACACCTCCAACAGATCCATGAAGAGGGAGGGCAGCAGTGGGGACCTCCTGTCGGAGGAGAAACAGCCCTCGGGATCACTGCTGTACAAGAACGGATTCCTGGTGCGCAAAGTCCACGCCGACTCGGACGGCAAGAGAA cacCGAGAGGGAAAAGAGGATGGAAGACCTTCTATGCCATTCTGAAAGGGTTAATTCTCTATCTGCAAAAA GGGGAGTACAGGCCTGATAAGCAGCTGTCTGATGAGGATCTGAAGAACGCCGTGTCCGTCCACCACTCTCTGGCCATGAAAGCGTCGGACTACAGCAAGCGGCCCAACGTGTTTTACCTGCGGACGGCCGACTGGAGGGTGTACCTCTTCCAGGCACC GAACGCCGAGCAGATGCAGTCGTGGATCACGCGGATCAACACAGTGGCCGCCATGTTCTCAGCCCCTCCTTTCCCAGCGGCCATCGGCTCTCAGAAAAAGTTCAGCCGGCCTCTGCTGCCCGGGACAATGTCAAAGCTCTCCGAG GAGGAGCAAATCAGATCCCATGAAGCTCGATTCAGAGCGATCTCCACCGAGCTGGCCGAGCTGCGCTCCTATCCTCCGGACCGCAAGGTCAAAGGGCGCGAGCTGGAAGAGTACCGCCAGCGAGACGAGTATCTGGAGTTTGAG AAGACACGGTATGGGACGTATGTGATGCTGCTGCGGGCTAAAATCCGGAGTGGTGAGGAGGACCTGTCTGTGTTTGAGTCCCTGCTCTTGGAGGACAACGGACTGCAGAGGGCTCACTCGAGCCCCACGCTGCAGGACAGCAGCCAGGCCAGCCTGGCCAGCAGCACCAGGGACGGCGGCAACAGCAGCAAAGCCAGCGCCTGCAGCAGTAAAGTTCGGCAGGAAGGCCAGAGACACAGCTACCGACAGGCTGTCAAGAAGTGA